The region CCTTGATGGTGCAGCCATGCAGCATGACCTGGTGGCCGATTGTCACGTTCGGCTCGACCGTCAGCGGAAAGCCAGGGTCGGTGTGCAGCACCGCGTTTTCCTGGACGTTGCTGCCGGCGCCGATGGTAATCGGCTCGTTGTCGCCACGAATCGTCGCGCCGAACCAGACGCTCGAATTTTCCTCGAGCGTCACATTGCCGATAATGTTCGCCGAATCCGCGACGAACACGCTTTCATGGATGGTCGGGGCGGCTTCGCCAAGCTTGTAGATTGTCACAGTGTCTCCTGTTGATCGGTCGCCGCGAGCGCTGGCTGGGGCTGGAGGCCACCGGAAACGTCCAATCGGGGCCGGTTGCCTGCCGAGCCGGCACAACAGGCG is a window of Paraburkholderia sp. IMGN_8 DNA encoding:
- a CDS encoding gamma carbonic anhydrase family protein — encoded protein: MTIYKLGEAAPTIHESVFVADSANIIGNVTLEENSSVWFGATIRGDNEPITIGAGSNVQENAVLHTDPGFPLTVEPNVTIGHQVMLHGCTIKEGSLIGIQAVVLNGAVVGRNCLVGAGAIVTEGKVFPDNSLILGAPAKVVRELTGTDIANMQRGTASYAERREYFKAQLVRIG